Proteins from a single region of Thermococcus sp. EP1:
- a CDS encoding transcriptional regulator, which translates to MGEIYDKLEGLLRSLGFKKNELRIYRLLLEKNSSMRVTEIKEELGISERSVREHVLNLYRRGVLKRELIERGWLGYAYSAVSPSELLAKLRENVVKKINEIEKELKRDNVE; encoded by the coding sequence ATGGGAGAGATTTATGATAAACTGGAAGGGCTCCTAAGAAGCTTAGGTTTTAAAAAGAATGAACTTAGGATATACCGTCTTCTTCTTGAGAAAAACAGTTCTATGAGAGTTACAGAAATAAAAGAAGAGCTGGGAATAAGTGAAAGAAGTGTTAGGGAGCACGTGCTTAATCTCTATAGGCGTGGAGTTCTTAAAAGAGAGCTTATAGAGAGAGGTTGGCTTGGTTATGCTTACTCCGCAGTTTCTCCATCAGAACTCTTGGCAAAACTTAGGGAGAACGTTGTGAAGAAAATAAATGAAATTGAAAAGGAACTAAAAAGAGACAATGTCGAGTGA